AATTTGCACATATGATTTAATTTGTTGAACCTAATTAGTATTGACCTTAATATGTTTACATTCTTGCTCCTGAATTTTTATTCGTTTAGCGTACTCATTTTTGAATGAGTtgattttgttattatttttgtgATGCTGTTGGTCTGTATCAAACCGTTTCCACTGCCTGCCTGATAAttgtattattattactttttgtGGTTCCCCTTATTAGCCATTTCTCTTTTGCTTGTGGATTTCTTTCACTGGACCAAGTTCAAATTAATCTAACTCTACACTTTTTTTGCAGATATCTTTCATATCAATCTTAGACCTCTATAATGGGTAAGGAGAAGGTTCACATCAACATTGTGGTCATTGGCCATGTCGACTCTGGAAAGTCCACCACCACTGGCCATCTTATTTACAAGCTTGGAGGTATTGACAAGCGTGTGATTGAGAGGTTCGAGAAGGAAGCTGCTGAGATGAACAAGAGGTCATTCAAGTATGCCTGGGTGCTTGACAAGCTCAAGGCTGAGCGTGAACGTGGTATCACCATTGATATTGCCTTGTGGAAGTTTGAGACCACCAAGTACTACTGCACTGTCATTGATGCACCTGGCCATCGTGACTTTATTAAGAACATGATTACTGGTACCTCCCAGGCTGACTGCGCTGTTCTTATCATTGACTCAACCACTGGTGGTTTTGAAGCTGGTATTTCCAAGGATGGTCAAACCCGTGAGCATGCTCTCCTTGCTTTCACCCTTGGTGTCAAACAAATGATTTGCTGCTGCAACAAGGTAACAATCTATGTGCAAGTTGTGTTTTTGTTGGTATGCTCCCTTTTTTTTAAGGTTCAACCCCATTGGGGAACAACATTGTTGAGATTGTGGCCTCATTAGTGGCATTTATGGACATGGTTTAAGTaatattgagtttttttttttgttatttcccCACAGATGGATGCTACTACCCCTAAGTACTCCAAGGCCAGGTACGACGAAATTGTCAAGGAGGTCTCCTCATATCTCAAGAAGGTTGGCTACAACCCTGACAAGATTCCTTTTGTGCCCATCTCTGGGTTCGAGGGTGATAACATGATTGAGAGGTCCACCAACCTTGACTGGTACAAGGGCCCAACTCTTCTTGAAGCTTTGGACCAGATTCAGGAGCCCAAGAGGCCCTCAGACAAGCCTCTCCGACTCCCACTTCAGGACGTCTACAAGATTGGTGGCATTGGAACTGTCCCAGTGGGTCGTGTTGAGACTGGCGTCCTGAAGCCTGGTATGGTTGTGACTTTTGGACCCACTGGACTGACAACTGAAGTCAAGTCTGTAGAGATGCATCATGAGGCTCTCCAGGAAGCCCTCCCTGGTGATAATGTTGGGTTCAATGTGAAGAACGTTGCTGTGAAGGATCTCAAGAGAGGATTCGTGGCATCAAATTCTAAGGATGATCCTGCCAAGGAGGCTGCCAACTTCACATCACAGGTCATCATCATGAACCATCCTGGTCAGATTGGAAATGGTTATGCTCCAGTGCTAGATTGCCACACCTCTCACATTGCTGTCAAGTTTGCTGAGATCTTGACCAAGATTGATCGCCGATCTGGCAAGGAGCTTGAGAAGGAACCAAAGTTTTTGAAAAATGGTGATGCTGGTTTCGTGAAGATGATTCCAACAAAGCCCATGGTTGTGGAGACTTTCTCCCAGTATCCTCCACTGGGGCGTTTTGCTGTGAGGGACATGCGCCAGACTGTTGCTGTTGGTGTGATCAAGAGTGTCGATAAGAAGGACCCAAGTGGAGCCAAGGTCACCAAGTCTGCTGCCAAGAAGGGAGGGAAGTGAATCATGCGGTGCAAAAGTATTAATTATTTGGAGAAAATTGTATGTTGCCATACGAGTCTTTTGAGTTGTTATAATTGTATTGTTGTTTTGACTTTTACCCAGAATTGGGTGCTGGACCGTCGGTGGCATCACATTTAATATTTTCTGACGGTTGGTTTGTTGCACGATTTTGATGTGGTGTTTAACATGGAGGTCGGAGACATTTTCCTTTCATGCTTCCTAGTTTTAGCTCCATCGTTTCATTCTGGCTTGTTAGAGTGTTCGAGACAATTATCTTTTTGTGATCTTGTGCAACATTTTGAAATATATACTTCTCTTACCAGGTTACTACATTTTAATGTCTGATCTATTTGGCTTATAAAATACATCTACGTGTCATAAACTGTTCATTCATGACTGGCTGCTATGTAATGCCTTCTTGTCAAGTGTGAATCCTCTTGGTTTAAGAGATGAAATTAGATTAGAGAGTACATTTTAAAGTAAGCTAATCCTGTAAGTATCTTTCTACGAATGAGTCCTCTTTTAGATCGGTATCCATCTAAGCAGACGGGTGTTATTGAGCAAATGGTTAAAGAGATGTTGCAGGCAGGGGTTATTCTACTACTGTAGTCCAGTGCTTGTCAAGAAAAAATATTTGGTTCTTGGAAGATGTGTTTCAATTACGGGGCTCTTCACAATGCCACCATCAAATGCAGATTTCAGTACCTGTTAGTGAAGAAATTATTGGATGAAATTATTGGATGAGTTGGGTAATTTTAATATAGTGATAAGTTCatctgagtaaatctgagagatttcaGATTTTGCTCTCTCAATTTTTAgtttccattaaaaaaaaaacatataatgtAAATGTTCTTTTCGGTGCACACTAGCGGTCATGTTCTTTACGGTGCATACTAGTATCTCGGTCATATGATCTCAATCAATGGAGTTCCATACAGATGAACTAAGTTAGCTACATTACAACACTGGAAGGTGCCTACTTCAGTCAAACAGTTTGGAGACTGGTTATTATGGACGATTTTTTAAGGACTCCAGTAAAATTGATAGGCCcttaactaaattattaaaaaataagtttttgaaTGGAACCAACAAGCTTAGTTGACATTTGAGACTCTTAAAACAACTCTGGCCAGAGCTTTTGTTTCGTATtgccaaattttaaaaaaacctTTGTGTTGGAGACTGATGCTTTCGGAGAGGAAGTAGAGCAGTTCTTATGCAAGAAAGGCATCTGTTTTTCCATTAGAACGTCTCTCTTCTCAGAATTAGCTTTTACTATTTTATGAGAGAGAGCTATTAGCTGTTATGTTTGCTGTCAAAAAATGGAAGTACTATTTGCCTCCTCATAATTCATTATCAGAACAAATCATTAGCCTTGAAGTACTTGTTAGATGAGGGGCTTTTTGTCCAGCAAgtttaaaaaaacttataaattctgatttgaaaaaattattttttcgaCCAAAATAAATTTGAAGTTGACTTTAAAAATacagtaaaatttaaaagaaattaaaaaataaaaataaaatatcttacggtaagatattatatatatatatatatatatatatatatatattaaaagctTATTTACATTATGatgtttgaaaatttaataaaatttacaatttaatttatattttttaaataataaataatttaatttttaaacttttattttattaataaaatatatatttttaaaatttactattaatcACACCACaaactttaattttcttaatttttaatatatatcaaaatattttatggtaatttttattaaatatttttctactgtataaatccaaaaatttttaaattcaaaatttttaaatttttaatttatatcaagatATGTATAGCAGTGTTGTATTAAATAGTTTATCATTAAGTAAAACTAAACTCTTAAcctctaatttattaaatttatattaataattttttcaacactattaaagtaaattatttttataaattttatatgatttttcaaatataactaaactgttataaaaaataaaatttaaacgatCAAATTATTATccaacaataaattttaatgagaTAACTatgttaacaaaataaaattttttcacatagtataataatattccattaaattttttaatatattaatataaacaatttaatttaattatttgtattaaatatttttttatcgtattgatataaataatttaattttaatgtttgtattttatttttattttatatatttaatcattttaatatatttttaaaaaattatataaatttgattaaaaataatttattaacttgtatcaaatttatttatcttaataaagctaagaaaatatttaatacaagACTATAATAAAATATCTTGATATAAATTAGATATTAGAAAATTTAGTGGTTAAAATGTGGGGcttatatagtaaaaaaaactatttaatataagattgttataaaatatactaatatatattaaaaattaagaaaattgaggGTATAAATTCagaatttacttatttttatataactaatagtaattttcaaaaaaaaaactaatagtaaattttaaaaaatgtatattttattaataaaataaaaattttaaaatttatttattatttaaatggtATGAATtaagttataaattttattaaactttcAAGGGTACTGTGTAAATcaacttttaatatatatatatataatcccttactggtat
The genomic region above belongs to Manihot esculenta cultivar AM560-2 chromosome 3, M.esculenta_v8, whole genome shotgun sequence and contains:
- the LOC110611427 gene encoding elongation factor 1-alpha-like — encoded protein: MGKEKVHINIVVIGHVDSGKSTTTGHLIYKLGGIDKRVIERFEKEAAEMNKRSFKYAWVLDKLKAERERGITIDIALWKFETTKYYCTVIDAPGHRDFIKNMITGTSQADCAVLIIDSTTGGFEAGISKDGQTREHALLAFTLGVKQMICCCNKMDATTPKYSKARYDEIVKEVSSYLKKVGYNPDKIPFVPISGFEGDNMIERSTNLDWYKGPTLLEALDQIQEPKRPSDKPLRLPLQDVYKIGGIGTVPVGRVETGVLKPGMVVTFGPTGLTTEVKSVEMHHEALQEALPGDNVGFNVKNVAVKDLKRGFVASNSKDDPAKEAANFTSQVIIMNHPGQIGNGYAPVLDCHTSHIAVKFAEILTKIDRRSGKELEKEPKFLKNGDAGFVKMIPTKPMVVETFSQYPPLGRFAVRDMRQTVAVGVIKSVDKKDPSGAKVTKSAAKKGGK